The region CATGGATCAAGTAATCTTTATCATGGCAACTCGCAGTATGAATAGACGGTGTTGCCCGAACTGACCTAAAAAATTCAGACGCGGATCCAAAAAATTGTGTCTCGATATTGACTATATTAGGATTCTGTTGGACAAGGACGTGGAAACTCGTAATTCGAgcataatatatataatataataagtaTTCATCTTTAAAATATTTGTCTACGGCTAATAAGCGATCGAGCTCGATTATATATAAGCATCCATAATGCAAATTTAAAAAAGAATAAGATATATGATTAGTCCTGCAGACATCTTGCTTCTAACATAGATTATTAGAGGCACTGGATCATATTTTGAATTGGACTGGTAGAGTGTAAAATGCGTAACTTCTATTCATCTTTAAAATATTCTCTACGGCTAATAAGCTATCGAGCTCCATTATATATGAGCATCCATAATGCAAATTTAAAAAGAATAAAATACATGATTAGTCCTGCAGATATCTTGCTTCTAACATAGATTATTAGAGGCACTAGATTATATTTTGAATTGGACTGGTAGAGTGTGAAATGCTTAGCTCCTATTTAAATAATCGGACATAGATTCCACACCATTTATCATCCAATACGGATACAACAGTAAAATTGAAGAGTCCGGGTATGAAAGCTTATAAATTTCAAATTCTTAAATTGAATTAAGAGAAGACATTTTCGGGAACAATCTAGAGAAATTCAGAAGCTAATAACCTTAGAGTTTATTTCTTATCTTTTATTTTTGGaaataatttatattaatctTTATCTTCTAGATTAAATTGAACAAAGTTTAAGTTTATCATAAATAGTACGTCAGCTTGTAACTGATCAATAGAAGCAACATCATAATGCAGCAATGCTTTATATTTAGATTCATTCCGGTCTCTATACTTGAGAAaatgtgtatatgtatatatcatCAGCATTGTTTGGTAACATATACTGCCATAACAACCTTTTCTGGAGACATATATCCCAGAACAAACATGTATAAATTATAATAATGTGAACATTTATGTTCAATATGGAATATATGGTAGATAAGAGAGATATACATTTTAATATCAACGATTTCCTGCGATTTTGAAAGATGACAAATACTAAATGTCAGTTCATCTTCAGTTGGCTACTTATTCAAAGCTCAAACTGCTTAATAGAATACTCATATCCCTAAGCACATAGATCACAGTTGTTAAAGGAAATTCTATCTTAACCAAGAAAAGATAATGTTACAAATCCATAAAACCGTGCTCCAGTCTCCAAGCATGTTGTTAGGTAAATAACGAAGGCTACGAACCTTGGAGAGAAATGATCCACAAAGCTCTGGAGCCCTATACCATCTTGTAGCAATGTAATCCTGCATCATGATGCAATTAAACAATGAACACCAAGCTTCAAAAAGATCACAATTACGATAAATAAAATTTGCATACCGTCCAGAATACAGTTGTTGGAGTATCATTGAAAGCAACTCTTGCTAGTCCAAAATCACATATTTTGAGCTTACAATTTGCATTTGCCAAAATATTTTTTGGCTTTAGGTCTCGATGGTACACATTAGCTGGAACAGAATAGCTTGCAGCCTCAGAATAACATATATGATAATACTGAAAACATTTTAACCATGACTAAATTTCAAGACAAACAGGAATTTAAACAATTAAACCATGCTCTAGACTAAAAGAAAAACCATTTGATATTATCTGTTATCTAGATCGGTACCTGTATGCATGAATTTCAATGCACGTAGCATTTGATACAGGAAAAAGCGATGGTGCTCACGAGTCAAATCATCGTTGGCTTTAATGACTTGATGAAGGTCAGATTCCATGAGCTCAAAAACAACATATATGTCCTTAAAGTCTCGGCTTGAGGGTGGGACCATGATCCGTCTAATTTCAACAATATCAGGATGACGTAATAGCCTTAGCAATTTAATTTCTCGTAAAATCCGGATGGCATCAGATACATGTTCAAATATGTTATTTATCTTCTTTATGGCCACTTTTTCCCCAGTATGTGTATCAATAGCTGCGCAGACAACCCCATAGCTTCCCTTCCCTATAATCTCCAAAATTTTGTACCGATTGGCCTCCCCGTATTCAGTGAAAAAGTCCAATTCTTTTGTATTCTGCAAAAGGCACATATAGAAACTAAGCAATCTCGAAAAATATCCAATTGCATATTCAAATCTACATGCATTTTTAGAAACCTAAACTTGCACAACCAGGACATGCATGCATAACATAAACCACATATAGCAGGTAAAACTTCCTCTTAACATCTAAAACACAATAAAGTATCCATACAAAACAAAACTGATTGTGAAAATATAAACCACGCAAGCATAAAACTCATCAAAAAGACAACTAGTAAATACCTACTGCTAAATCTTAGCATTGATCAGCTAGACACCAACGCAACTAAAACATTGTCTCTTCTGATTAAACTAGTGCTGTAAATATATTAATTTGTGATCAGACAATTATTAATTTGAATGGCGAAGGAATGGAACTTATGAAAAATGTTCAAGGGAAGGAAAGAATGTAAGACGGAGGAGTGAACAAAAAGGAGGGAGTGCAAATTTTATATGATGAAGCATGCAAGGGAAATGAGTCTGTAGGAGAATGAAGCATTCCTTCTCCCATTGCTAAATAGCTCTAAATCGTAGGAAGAATAATGAAGCATTCCTTCACCAATTGGTGGTCTGAACTCTAATGTAGATTTGTAGGAATGGAGAAAGGATGAACGAAAATAATAAACATTTAACCACAAATTAGtaaaattataatatatgtaATATATTATATCGTAGTGTATACATTGGCAACTTAAATTTTGATAGAAGACCTATATATTTTGTAATAGGTTATTACTTTTtgataatatttaataattaaatatttttaataatttaataaaaatagtaAATGGGGCGGGGATTTAATATTGCAAAGAAAGAATCCCTGCCGGAAATAGGGTGGGCATGGGGCGCGAGGTGGGTATGGAATTTAAAATACCTGCCCCCGAACTCCTTAGAACCCTAATTCTCAGTCTAATCAACAAAGAAAAGAAGAAACAAATCCTCAAAACATGCCCCCAAAAGATTGAACAAACCAACATAAAGATACCTTTTTCTCTGGAAAGTTTAAATTGTACATATATCACATCTCAAGAAAAATCATTAAAACCTAACCAAAATTCCAGTCCAATCAAGATTCCCCTATCCGAAACATAAAAGCCTAAACATATCTGCTTCCACAAATATAGACAAGAGCAGCTAAGATTCAATCAATCCAAACAAGATTCCAAATTTCTAAGCAAAACAGCTTAAAAACATCGCCTTTCACAAAAATTAAACACGCAAAACAACTAAACTTCAACCAATCCAATCAAGATTCAATTTTTCCACAACAAAATGAACATATACACACAAACAAAGCTTTAAAGCTGATAAATTATACCTTCTTGCGCTGATTCTGCAGCATAATTCAGCACTGATAACtcaaattttgtatcgaaaaaTCTATATAAATTAACTTGGAATAAAAAGAACAAAAATTAAACTAGTTGAGCAAAGAATCTAGCAAATCAACCACATTTTCCCCATCGACAACGACTTCGAATAACAAACCCACTGTTCCTAGTAAACTTGTCTTGAAAACAAGAAATTGATACAGATTTAGTATATAATAAGCAGCCAGCAACAACAATCACACCCACTTTACTCATTCAATTCTAAACAACCCCTCCTTAAACCTCAGCCTCTCATCGCATCGATGAATCCGCCAAGTTCAATCAAGACTCTGTGTGGGGGGATAGATAAGAGAGAGaaagaagagagagagaaagaagggagagagagagaggggagagagaggGAGCGTCTTTGGGACACTTTAGTTTAtgtcgagagagagagagagagagtcttTGGGACACTTTAGTTTATGTCGAGAGAGAGAGATGAATAGGAAGCAAGACTCTGTGTGAGGGGATAgatgagagagagggagagattGAAATCGTCTTTGGGACACTTTAGTTtatgaagagagagagagagagagagatgaataGTGAGGGGGCGTTTAACACGCGGTATATATACAATAGATGCAGAGAGAGACATGGATAGATACAAAGGGGGGAGGTGTAAGTAAGAGGACTCGTAGTCATGTTGGGTTTGTACTTTGGTTATTATCCACACTTTTTATGACTTTACTTGAGTTTGGTCTGTACGGCCCAGTTTTATTTGTGTACCACAGTCACTTAAGCTAAGGCGATTATAAGGCAAATTATGGTAAGTAGTTATCAACCATGTTCCCCGACAATCTAATCATATCGACAGGAATTGGTTGGAGCTGATTAACAAACGGAATTGCCAATAATAATTTTGTGAATTAGGGCCTTTGCAAACATGTGATCGCCGCAAATCTCCTCGTGAACTTCTCTCAAACAATATTAAGGCCTGCAACAAATGCTTCATACTCGGCCTGATTGTTTATTACAGGAAAGCTAAAAGAGATTGCAGTTTGGATTGTGAAACCATCCAAACTTTTCAAGATGAGTCAAAGCTCAATTGTCGAAGATTCGTCCACATTTCGAGTCCACACTCATGATTAGCATTTAACGTGGTTCCAGTATTTATATCCATAGGTCCGGGTTCCGATTCCGGAAAGTTGCATTCAACAACAAAATCAGCAAGTGCCTGAGTTTTGATAGCAGTCATGTGAACAAAAGTCCGATTGAATTGGTCGAGTTCAACAACCCAATTCACAGGCCTTCCCGAAATATATGGTTTATGAATTATTTTTCTTAGAGGTTAATCAGTGACAATCCGGGTTTTTCTTCCTTGGAAGTAATGTTTGAGCTTTGTAGTAACCAGGGGCGGATCCAGGATTCTAAATCTACTAGGGCTGAAGTAAAAAAAAACTGTTCATTCAGTAAAACGATAATGAGCAAACTAGTATTTTATGTAAAAGCAAAATCACAAAATTTAACCATGCTCTTAACTTGAAATCTAACATATGCAAAAATATAAGTAATAACGATACTACTTTACAATgcgaaattgaaaaaaaaaagattttTTCACATCATTTGAATTGTATTCGACGATTTTTTTAAGCGTAAAATTCATTTATCACTTCATCACGTACATTCACCCAATTTAACAATCATGTACAATTATCAATCAAACAAACActtaaaataacaaaaaaaatatgTGGCAACCAGAATTTATATTTAACAATTAAGAAGTTAGTTTAGACAATTACATTATATACGTAATTACAGCAACAAAGGACCCGGGAATCAACAACAAAAAAACAACCGGAATAAACAATACAATTGCAGATGAAAAATGGACATAAACACAACCTAGTTTAGAATTCATTATtctattttatttaatttgtatTTTAACGTATGTAATTTGCATAACAGGTTTCATTTTGATAACAAGCCCGGTACAGATTGGGCCTATTTTGCTAAGTTGTGACAAGTTAGATTATGTGTGTGGACTACTATGCAATCGGCTAATATACATAAGTGGGCTGGTCCTTTTTTCTATATGGGCTGTATTAAATAGGAGTATAAAATGTTAAAGGGGATGGTGGATTTTGACCTGGGCTGGAGCCAACCCTAGCCAGCCCACGGTCCGCCCCTGGCAGTAACCAAAGCACAAGTGAATTTCTCAAGTCTTGGATACCTGGTTTTTGCATCCTACAACACTTGGCTAACATAGTAGACCGGCTTCTGCTGCCCATCCTCTTCTGTGATCAGGGCTGCTCCTACTTCTAGGACCTCGGCAGATAAATAAAGGTATAGGGGTCCCCTGGTTGGGCTTTGGTCAAGATTGGTGGCTTGGAAAAGTACCCTTTGATTTCTTCAAAAGCTTTCTAGTAGTCAGAACTCCAATTTACTTTTTGTTCTCGGCTTTTTTCAACAAGTCAAAGAAAGGTAGACATCTCTCAACTAGTTTGGACACAAATATTATTAGTGTTGTAAAGACCTTGCCAATTTCTAGACATCCCTCTGGGTCCTGGGAGGTTACATTTCCTGAAATGTCTTTAACTTTTCTGGATTGCCTTCAATTCCCCGGTTGTTCATCATGAATTCTAGGAACTTTTCATCTCCTACACCAAAGGTGCATTTCTCTGAATTCAGCTTTAACTCGTACTTCCTCAAATTCTCAAAGCATTTTTTGAGATCAGCAATGTGACCCGAGATTGTTGTGGATTTCGCGATCATGTCATCGATATAGGATTCTAGATTTCTCCCAAATGGGGTTTTTAAGAATTTATTCATCACCCTTTGATAGGTCGATCCTGCATTCCTCAAACCAAAGGGCAACATTATGTATGCATATAATGTCCGATGGATGATGAAAGCTGTCTTAAAAATGTCATCCGGGTTCATCTTGATTTGGTTGTACCCGGAGAAGAAATCCATAAAGCTTAGCATGAAATGTCTGGATGTGACATCAATTAGTTGGTCTATACTGGGTAGAGGGTATGAGTCCTTCATGCATGCTGCATTTAGATATATATAGTCTACACAAATCCTCTACTTGTCACTGGGCTTCGTTACCATGACAACATTAGCTAGCCACTTCAGATACTTGAGCTCACATATGATATCAGCCTTGAGTAATTTCTCAACTTCTTCACCCATTATTTTTTATCTTTCTAGAGCAAAATTCTGTTTATTCTACTTTCGTATGAAGGTCACGATCGACATCGTTACTAACGGGCATTTTTTTCCAGATCCACATCAAAAGTATAGATAGCCACAGATTCCTTCAGTCCGGGCATGTTTCCTGGACTTCATTCGAATATATCACCTGATTCACGGAGTAAAGAGATTAGTTCTTCCTTGAAAATAATTTGAAGCCCGCCTACAATCTTTACTTTTCTAGAAGAATTACTTTCATCAATCGAGACCGCTTCTATCTCGACTATAACTTTTATCTTTGTTTGGCCCTTGGCAGAGACCAGTTGTTGGACCCGGGCATCCACATTCTTTTTCATGTAAGCGTGAGCCTGAGACTCAAATTTTCTTTGGTTTCTCTCCCCTGGGTCAGGGTTAGTTGCTATTTTGTCTGGACTGCTGCTTGAGTCAGGACTGGTTGCTTGCATGGAAAAACTATATTGACCTCTGAAAGGGTTTGGTTTAGTCACAACCATGACTTGGTCGCATAGCCTTAGTTCGTCTGAACTTGGATTGGTTATTGTTGGGACCAGATTGCTTTCAATAACCTGGACCTCTTTTCCCGATCCTTCTTTTGGGCGAGGACGGTGCTTCTTATGGCATTGTTGTTTTCGGAGAACTGTGGCTTTTCTTTTTTTATCTTAGTGAGTTTCGTCCATGACTATAGCTTGACTATAGCATTTCTTCGCTATCTCATAATCGTCCTCTATTTCTCCAACTCTAGTCGGGGTTGAAAATTTGGCTTTCAGATTGGAAATTAAAATTATGGATTGCATTATGGTCTGAGCCGAACGACCTATTATTCCATTATAAGAGGAAGGAGTATTGATAACATAGAACTTTATTACATGAGTGACCTGGTTGGGAGCAGCTTCCAACTGGACCGGGAGGTATaaagttccttggatcgggactaAATTATTCCCGAACCCATAGAGGGGACCTTTTTGGCACTCATTTGATCGAACACTTCACAGCTGCATGCGATCCACGGTGTGTTTGAAAAGAATATTCACTGAAGAGTAATTAAAAATCAACATTCTCCTTACTTCATTGTCAATATATTCAGGGTCACGACCAAAGTTTCATTTTGGTTTGGATTAAGTCCCTCATAGTCCTTACTACCAAAAGAAATGACTAGTTCGGGGAAGGACTGTGTTTTGCAAGACATGCAtatacataacaagactaagtcatcttGACAATTCTAatgataagttgtatgataatttaattttatattctgtaattgtatttcttgagtctgtaaaaatgataAGTAGATTAGACTGAAGGATCTTTCTGTGAACGTCCATCAAGCTAAtaaataaactctggaagaagatcaatcatGGTCATACCTCAGAGAAAAgtaagcttggagttgaataatgttgctctaggaaaaatgttctaagtcagatattgacaagtcacagatcaaggaatatcaagaagtatgtcgagatgtccaaaataacttgtagagaagtcccaagggatatcgataagtcagtttgcatgtagagaactcagatatcgacaagtcaaaaattctatgtagagaactggagatatagacaagtcaattcttcatgtagagaactagagttatcgacaagtcaaatcctcatgtagagaattggagataCCGACAAGCCAAAAGCTTATGTAGAGAACCGGAGATATCCAtaagtcattctacttgtagagaactggagatctcgacaagtaAAAAGAAAACACATATaaagaactcaagatatcgataagtcattttacttagcgatatgtgacatctctacagaataaaagagatctcgacaaacaaCTTCATAATTCAGAATGCGGATAACTTGTAGATTCAAGATTaccagtcaacaaacaattctatcactgaattggaaagactacaaatacagcttgaagaatacaagatcaagagTCAAGATTCAttggacaaaggagggtcacagacctaATAGATTCtacacagatttgctaacactgAAAAATGGATATGTACAAAGTAGCTTTAGAAACtgtgttagtccattttagtgcaagttttgtaaacccgtgcatgttgatctataaagcatgtcacgggtcctttgtttagaagtaacaaacagatctaggaaaaatcttgtattctctctcaagaattATAGTTGAGTTCTTATCTTTAAGAACAaagatttgtagcaagacatatttgatttaatacaaatcaagtgagtttttaaTAATCCGCTTGTGTGTTTATATTTAAGTATTTTATCACTACAAGTTCATACATCTGTTTTGTTCCAAACAGCCAAACACTTTCACAGTTAATTAAAaaaagaaaacacattcaccccccctctacatTGCATTTCGTacttaacaagtggtatcatagcaaaatctgaaagtaaacagataaagatcttgaaagtatgagtgcacaaaagatcagtagtatcaagattcctatCTTTGACAAGATAAACTACACTTtgtggaaaaagaaaatgatgttgttcatcaggatggccaatccaatGTATGTTGAAATTCTTAGGCATGGACCCTTTATTCCTATGGAAAGGATTTCTGAATTAACAGATTGGGACATGGTCATTCCTGCACACTTTTGTTCTAAAGATCCATCTACCTACACTGAATCATATAAAGAGAAGGTTGCACTTTATAGTGGCTTACAACTCATATTAACTGAGTCTCTTGATAATGTAATGTTCAACAACATTATCAATTGTGAGTTAGCTaagcaaatctgggaaaagatagagatctTGTGTGAAGGAGCAAAAGAGGTGAGATCTAATCAGAGAAGGATCTTggtttcacagtatgagggtttcatggctaaactAAAAGAAGGCATTACTGAGGTCTTTGAGAGATTCAACAAATTGGTATTtgatttgcagcttc is a window of Apium graveolens cultivar Ventura chromosome 11, ASM990537v1, whole genome shotgun sequence DNA encoding:
- the LOC141697853 gene encoding mitogen-activated protein kinase 18-like isoform X3, whose amino-acid sequence is MLQNQRKKNTKELDFFTEYGEANRYKILEIIGKGSYGVVCAAIDTHTGEKVAIKKINNIFEHVSDAIRILREIKLLRLLRHPDIVEIRRIMVPPSSRDFKDIYVVFELMESDLHQVIKANDDLTREHHRFFLYQMLRALKFMHTANVYHRDLKPKNILANANCKLKICDFGLARVAFNDTPTTVFWTDYIATRWYRAPELCGSFLSKYTPAIDIWSIGCIFAEVLTGKPLFPGKSVVHQLDLITDLLGSPSTDTISGVRNEKARKYLIDMRKKQPVAFAEKFANSDPLAIRLLQKLLAFDPKDRPTAEQALADPYFNGLAKVEREPSSQPISNDEFSFESRKMKKEDIRAIIYREILEYHPQLLKDYMAQKESTNLLYPSAVGQFKKQFAYLADNGGKSGPVTDRKHASVPRVE
- the LOC141695276 gene encoding uncharacterized protein LOC141695276; the protein is MANPMYVEILRHGPFIPMERISELTDWDMVIPAHFCSKDPSTYTESYKEKVALYSGLQLILTESLDNVMFNNIINCELAKQIWEKIEILCEGAKEVRSNQRRILVSQYEGFMAKLKEGITEVFERFNKLVFDLQLHDKYYEAEEVNLKFLLTLLDHLE